The DNA segment AACACCGCACTTTGTTTACTAAAGTGATAGACATTTGCCTGTGCTAGCCCACGGTAGAGCAAATAGGCGTTTAAGGTGGCAGACATCGCCGAAGCAATGGCAAGCCCCACATAGCTAAACGGAATGGCAAGCAGGTTAAATGCCATATTGCTCACCATAGCGATAATACCGATTTTCACTGGTGTTTTGGTGTCTTGGCGTGCGTAATAGCCGTTGGCGAGAATTTTGATCAACATAAAACTGAGCAATCCCATATTAAATGCCCACAAGGAATAAGAGGCCGCTTGCACATCAGAAAATAAAAATTCACCACGCATAAATAGCACCAACAACATTGGCTGGGCAAGCACACCAATGCCGATCATCGCGGGCACGCCGAGTAATAAAATCATTCGCACGCCCCAATCCATTGTGTTGCGAAAATCCACCGCACTTTGTTCGGCATTATCTGAACGATTAACGTGGTGGCGGGCGAGGGTTGGCAAGATCACAGTGGAAATGGCGATACCAAAAAGCCCAAGAGGAAATTCGAGCAAGCGATCGGAATAATACAGCCAGCTAATCGAGCCTGTCATCAAGAAACTGGCAATAAAGGTATCCAGCAATAAATTGATTTGGCTCACGGAAACGCCGAATAGAGCAGGGATCATCAGCGTACGAATTTTCTTCACTCCTTCATCATTCCACGCCCATCGCGGTTTCACTAAAAGCCCCGCTTTTTTTAAGAACGGCAGTTGAAATAAAAATTGTAGCAACCCGCCGATAAAGATCCCGATAGCAAGAGCAAGATCGGGGCTAGGGGTGTGCGGTGCGAGAAAAAGTGCGGTGCAAATCATCGCCACATTGAGCAACACAGGGGAAAACGCCATTACGCCGAACTTGCCCAAAGTGTTTAAAATCGCCCCAGATAAGGCAACAAAGGTGATAAACCATAAATAAGGAAAGGTGATTTTGAGTAACAACGAGGCTTGCTCGAATTTTTCCCCGTTTACCCCGTCATTAAGCCAGTCGATGAACCAGCCCGTACCAAAAATGGCGGCAACGACGGGCGAGCCGACCATCGCAAAAAGGGTAACAAGGGTAACCAATCCCCCCAAAGTGCCTGACACTTTGCTGATAAATTGCTGAGTTTTGCTGAGATCGCCGGCTTTTTGGTATTCCGCCAACACAGGCACAAAGGCTTGAGAAAATGCCCCTTCGGCAAATAAACGGCGTAAAAAATTGGGAATGCGATTGGCGAATAAAAACACGTCAGCTGCCACACCTGCCCCGATAATTTGGGCGATGATCACATCTCGCACCAGCCCCAAGACGCGGGAAACTAAGGTCATTACACTGACGATAATGCCAGATTTTAATAATCGTTTACTCAAAATGCTTTTCTCGCTGAAGAAAAATTTGGCTTAATTGTATAGAAATTTTGTTTTTAAGCTATATTCTAGCCAAAAAAACTGATAAAATCTCGCCCACATCGTTTGGTGGGCTAATTTCTAATTTTGAAAGCCGCATTTTTCGCGAACGATGCAGACTTTCGGTTGTGTCTCACCGAGTAATCAAGCTAAATTTTGCTAATTGTTTATTGACAATTATGGAACGGAAAGGCATAGTTTACGCCTTTATTTATCTCATAAACTAACAGAAATTTTTAGGAGTTTGACCTTGGCTAATATCAAGTCAGCTAAAAAACGTGCGGTTCAATCTGAAAAACGCCGCCAACACAATGCAAGCCAACGCTCAATGATGCGTACTTACATTAAAAAAGTTTACGCAGCCGTAGCAGCAGGTGAAAAAGCCGTTGCTGAAGCCGCTTTCGTAGAAATGCAAAAAGTTGTGGATCGTATGGCTTCTAAAGGCTTAATCCACAAAAACAAAGCTGCGAACCACAAATCTAAATTATCTGCTCAAATCAAAAAATTAGCGTAATTCAGATTTTAAAAAATTTAGAAAAATAAAACCGCACTTTTAACTGTGCGGTTTTTTATTGCCCTTTCTTATTTTTTCACAATGCCTTTGCCAACAAGGTAACAGGGTGCAAACAAGTTACACTGGTGGACATATCAATTTGCCATTTGCAGGTTTCACACTCTGAAATCACAAAATCAAATTGGCCTTCTTCAATATGCTCAAACAAGGTTTTACCAATGGCTTGAGAAACTTCATAGTTTTCTGCTTTAAAGCCATAAGTCCCAGCAATACCGCAACATTGGCTTGGTAGCATTACCACCTCTAAATCAGGAATTAGTTTTAGTAGCGCAAGTGTATAAGGCGCCCAGCCCGCTTTATCCACGTGGCAAGCGGTGTGATATGCCACTTTCAACGGCATTGATTTAAACTGCGGTGCGTTTTTACGTTGAAATAATTGATACAAATACTTCGTTACAATATTAATGTGTGGACGTACTTTTGCGTTATCCATTCCCAAAATATGATGATATTCATCACGTAAATTCATTGTGCAACTAGAGGACGTTCCCACCACATCAAGCTCTTGATTAATAATGGTATTTTCTAGCTGAGCAAGGTTAAATTCGGCAAGTTGTCTAGCACGTTTTGGAAATCCGTTCACGCTTAATGGCAATCCGCAACATTTTTCTTTTTCTAGCAACATTACGCCAATATCTAGGGCGTTGAAAACCTTGATTAAATCCTTACCGAGTTGTGGATTATTATAATTCACATAACAACCGTGATAGTATGCCACTTTGTCTTTGTAATAACGCTGACGCTCAAGGGCATTATTTTTATACCATTGACGGAATGAGCCAAAGGAATATTTCGGCAAACTACGATGCTGGCTTACTTTTAAGGTTTTTTCCAGTAGGAATTTCGTGGCTTTCAAGCCTGTAATAGTGTTCACCACTGGCGCAAAAGGCGTGTTGAGTTTGCCCATTATGTCGGTGTTACTTAGCACCGCATCACGCAATTTGTGAACCAAGGATTTTTTCTGCTCTTTCAAATGGTTATTACGCGCACGAACGATCAAATCGCCAATTTTTACATCAGAAGGGCAAGCCACTTCACAGCGTTTGCAGTTGGTACAATATTTCAGTGCTTCATCATAGAATGCGGCACTTTTTAGACGAAAACGTTCCCCATCTGGGCCAGCTTGTTTCGGACCAGGATAAAGCGGATTTTGTTTTGATACTGGGCAAACCGCCGTGCAAGCCGTACATTTTATGCAACTTTCAAAACTGTTATCCACATATTGATGTGTGGGTGGCAAGGCGGCATTTTGTTTTGCGTTTTCGATTAATTGTTGAATGTTCATTATTTGCCCCCTGCAAGAATCTGTTCTGCCACGGTGAGCGCGGTAACCACCGCCACGCCCGAGCTACAACCGAGTTCTAAATTATTGTAACCGCCAATCACTGAGCCGATAGCGTATAAATTCGCTAAAATCTCACCGCACTTTTGCACTTGGCATTTTTCATTAATTTTTACCCCCGCACTTTGATAAGGTTGCGGAGCGGAAAAGCGATCTCTTGTCCAAGAAAGGCGGTTGCCATTATCAAAATCGCCGTTGCCGATAATATCGAGATCAAAAATAGGCTCAAGAACCCGTTCAAATTCCGCCACAATCCCTGAGCTAAAATAATGCCCTGAAGCCAGCACAAAATGCTCAGCATAAAGCGCATCATCTTGATGTAATTGCGTGTAAAGGGCTTTCACTTGGTGATCCTCAATATCCGCCCGCAACGCTTTGTCCCCATTGAGCATTACACCGCCCAGCTTTTCAAAATGATCTCGCAGGGCTTTTCGCTGACGCATTCCCAGTAAAGAAGGCGGTAGTGTTGGTAGTTCAAATAAATTTAGCCCTGTCGCCTGTTTGAGGCTGTTGAAGAAATGATTGTCGCTCATTCCAAAACAGGCGGGTAAAAACACCGCACTTGCGTTTCCTGCGGCTTGTTGGATCTCTCGCACTAACTCGCCGAACGCCAGTTTATGCTCCAGTACTTGGGAAATATTGACGCTACGAAATTCCCGTGCGTTGTTGCGAAGTTGGTCTAATTGCGGAATGTGTAAATAGCCAATGCTCACATCACAATGGGCAAATTGCGGATTTTGTTTTAAGTTATCCGCTAATAATTGTGGTTGGAAATCGTGGTAACCCTCAATGCCTAGCACTGCAATGCGTTTATGGGGAAATTCAGCTTGTGATAATGGCAAGGCTGGCACGCTGTTTGCCGAAAGCCAAGTGCGACGTAAACCGCCCAAAGGAGTAACACGGAGATGATTTTCTTTATGTGAGCCAATCAGATCCAAATTGAGCGATTGGGCTAATTGTTCAAAGTGTTCTGCTTTAGCAAGCACCTGATCTTTTCCCAATAAGGTATAGGGGTGATGTGGCACTTGCTCAGCAAAGTGCGGGTAAAAATCTGCAAAATTTTCCACCGCACTTCCATCTGGAAGCTGGCTGAGTAAATCTAACGAGCCAGAGGAAAAATCCATCGCCGCTTGTCCGTTGTTTACGATGGCACAATGTTTACCTTGTTGTTGCAAGGCGATACCGCAGGTTAGCCCTGCCAATCCGCCACCGATAATAATCACATCAAATTTCATTGCTGTCTGTCCCCTGTGTGGCTTGTTCATCAAGTGGTTTAACATCATTCAAACCAAGTAAACTGTAATAAATCCAGCTGGTAAATTCTGCTTCACGCACTGCTTCTCCCCAAGCGATAGGCTGAATTCCCCGCCAACGTTCTTCCATAAAAGAAGCCAGCTGGGTGGTGGATTGACGCGGGGTTGCTACTTTAAAACGTGCCATTAAGCCCGCCGCTCGACAAGCACAGAGTTCCGCTTGGCAGGTTCCCATTCCTACACGGGTGCGGCGGCGTAAATCCACCAAATTATTCACTTTGAGTTCATCAACGGCATAACGCACTTCCCCTGCACTCACCGCTTCGCATTCGCACACTAACGAGCGATCGAGGCGTTCTTTTTCTAATAATTTTGTGGCTCGTTGCCCGTGGCGATAAACCGCTGAAATTTTAATCGGGGTTGGGAGGGAAATAATTTGTTTGTAGGTTTCTTCTTGTGTTGTGCCTGAACCCGGTAAAGGTTGGCTAGCAGTGGTACAAGTGGCAGATTTATTGAGTTTTTTACACACGAGATCTGTCGCCCATTCTGCCATTAAACGATAGGTCATTAATTTCCCACCTGTGATGGTAACGAAGCCCTCTAAACCATCACGCTCTGCGTGATCCAGCAACACAATGCCACGGCTCACATTTCGCCCTGATGGATCATCATCAGTGGCAACCAGTGGGCGTACCCCAGCATAAGCACGCAGCACGCGGGTATGACGTAGGGAAGGGGCGAGTTTTTCCCCTTCACGGAATAAAATATCCACTTCTTCTGGCGTTACCACCATATTATCAATTTGATCATAAGGAATTCGGCTAGAGGTTGTGCCGATCACACAAATGGTATCCCCCGGCACGAGAATATCCGCATCGGCAGGCTTGCGACAGCGGTTAATCACTAGATTATTAATGCGGTGGCCCATAATTAACAGCGCCCCTTTGGCTGGGAACATTCGGATTTTGAGATCGGCATATTCGGCAATGCCTTGCCCCCAAATTCCGCCAGCATTCACCACCACAGGAGCGAAAAACAAACGTTCTACTTTATTTTTATGATCGTAAACTTTTGTTCCAATTACGCGATCGCCCTCGCGGATTAGCCCTTTTACTTCGCAATAGGTAAAAATTTTCGCCCCATTTTCACTGGCATCAAGCATATTTGCCGCGGTTAAGCGAAACGGATCGATAGCACCATCAGGCACAACCACCGCGCCCACTAAATTCGGATTGACCGAAGGCTCTAAGCGTCTGGCTAAATCAGGTTCAATCGCCACCGCTTCAATACCAGCATTATCGCAAGCGGTAAGAAAGGTTTTTTGATAGGCCAAATCATCTTCAGGCAGCGTGATAAATAGCCCTTTGGTGTCTTCAATACAATGGCGCGCGATATTTTTTAAAATGAGATTTTCTTGGATACATTCGCGCGCAGATTCTTCATCATTCACCGCATAACGCGCGCCACTGTGCAACAGCCCGTGGTTACGCCCTGTTGCTCCTGTGGCAATATCACGGCGTTCCAACAACACACAATTAATGCCACGCAACGCACAATCTCGTGCAATACCTGCACCCGTAGCCCCGCCGCCAATGATGATTACGTCTGTATTAATAGGCGAAAAGTCCTGTGCATTTTGATAAAAGTGCGGTGATTTTTTCATCGCTTTTCCCCCACATTAAATTTGTAAATAAAAAGATAAGATTAACAGCCTTATCATACGACAAATGTTCGTTTTAGAAAATAAAATGAGCGAATTTGTATTAAATTATGTGAGGTAGATCACTATTTATCCGTCATTGAAAAGTTTTTGTTATTTTTTTGTGATAAACATCACATCTTAAACTTTATCTGCTTTTCGTTTTTTATTTTTTCGCTATGATATGTTGGAAATGTTCGTAAAAGAACGTATTTCATCTATAAAAAAATAACAACTTGGAGAATATCTATGTTTGGACCATTTAAACCAGCTCCTCACATTGCGGAGCTGCCAAAAGAAAAGATAGATTCCACTTATAGACGCTTGCGTTGGCAAGTGTTTGCAGGGATCTTCTTTGGTTATGCGGCATATTATTTTGTGCGCGCAAATTTTGATTTAGCACAGAAAGGGTTAATTGAAGCAGGGCTTTATAATAAAGCGGAACTCGGTATTATTGGTACTGGTGCGGGTTTAGCTTATGGTTTGTCAAAATTCTTTATGGCGAGTATTTCTGACCGCTCAAATCCGAAAGTTTTCTTGCCTTGTGGTTTGTTGCTTTCAGGTTTATGTATGACCCTAATGGGCTTAATGCCTTGGGCGACATCAGGCATTTTAGTGATGTTTGTGATGATTTTCCTTAATGGTTGGTTCCAAGGTATGGGGTGGCCACCGTGCGGACGTACAATGGTACACTGGTGGTCAAAAAATGAACGTGGAACAATCGTGTCTATCTGGAATACCGCACACAATCTCGGGGGAATGGTGCCGGGCGCAATGGTGTTATTAGCCAGTGCGATTTATTTCAGTGAACACGGCGTGCAAGCCACCGCAAAAGATGTATGGCAACAAGCGCTTTACTATCCAGGTATTGCGGCAATGCTTGCGGCGATCCCTGTATTCTTTGTAATGAAAGATACACCACAATCTTGCGGTTTACCTGCCATTGAAAAATGGCGTAATGATTACCCAGATGACTATAACGAAAAAACCTACGAAAACGATCTCACAGCAAAAGAAATTTTCGTTACTTATGTATTGAAAAACAAATTGTTATGGTACATCGCCATTGCTAACGTGTTCGTTTATCTGATTCGTTATGGTGTATTAAAATGGTCGCCAGTGTATTTGGGTGAAGTGAAACACTTCAATATCAAAGGTACGGCTTGGGCATACACCATTTATGAATTAGCGGCGATTCCGGGAACGCTTATCTGTGGTTGGGTATCCGATCACCTATTTAAAGGTAAACGTGGTTTAACTGGTTTCATCTTTATGATCTTAACCACCATTGCGGTAGTAGCATTATGGTTAAACCCAGCAACACCAGAATCTGAACTTGCGCAATATGCAGGCAAAGCGTGGTATCAAAATCCGTATCAATTAACTGACTTTATCTTAATGACCACCATCGGTTTCTTAATTTATGGCCCAGTAATGTTGATTGGTTTACACGCCCTTGAACTTGCACCGAAAAAAGCCGCAGGTACAGCAGCGGGGTTCACTGGTCTATTTGGTTATCTCGGTGGTACCGTTTCCGCTTCAGCCGTTGTGGGTTGGGCTGCGGAATACTACGGCTGGGACGGTGGTTTCTATGTAATGATCACTGGCGGTATCTTGGCAGTATTGTTACTCTTAATCGTAACTATTCAAGAAGCAAAACATAAAGCCACATTAGGCGATCACTACGGTAAATAGTGAATAATTAGAAAGGAAGTGCAGCAATGCCCTTCCTTTTTTATTGATAAAAATTCGGTGAAAAAGCACCGCACTTTACTAAAAGGAGTTTTTATGACATTCAAATTAAAAAAAT comes from the Avibacterium avium genome and includes:
- the glpC gene encoding anaerobic glycerol-3-phosphate dehydrogenase subunit GlpC, with protein sequence MNIQQLIENAKQNAALPPTHQYVDNSFESCIKCTACTAVCPVSKQNPLYPGPKQAGPDGERFRLKSAAFYDEALKYCTNCKRCEVACPSDVKIGDLIVRARNNHLKEQKKSLVHKLRDAVLSNTDIMGKLNTPFAPVVNTITGLKATKFLLEKTLKVSQHRSLPKYSFGSFRQWYKNNALERQRYYKDKVAYYHGCYVNYNNPQLGKDLIKVFNALDIGVMLLEKEKCCGLPLSVNGFPKRARQLAEFNLAQLENTIINQELDVVGTSSSCTMNLRDEYHHILGMDNAKVRPHINIVTKYLYQLFQRKNAPQFKSMPLKVAYHTACHVDKAGWAPYTLALLKLIPDLEVVMLPSQCCGIAGTYGFKAENYEVSQAIGKTLFEHIEEGQFDFVISECETCKWQIDMSTSVTCLHPVTLLAKAL
- the glpT gene encoding glycerol-3-phosphate transporter, coding for MFGPFKPAPHIAELPKEKIDSTYRRLRWQVFAGIFFGYAAYYFVRANFDLAQKGLIEAGLYNKAELGIIGTGAGLAYGLSKFFMASISDRSNPKVFLPCGLLLSGLCMTLMGLMPWATSGILVMFVMIFLNGWFQGMGWPPCGRTMVHWWSKNERGTIVSIWNTAHNLGGMVPGAMVLLASAIYFSEHGVQATAKDVWQQALYYPGIAAMLAAIPVFFVMKDTPQSCGLPAIEKWRNDYPDDYNEKTYENDLTAKEIFVTYVLKNKLLWYIAIANVFVYLIRYGVLKWSPVYLGEVKHFNIKGTAWAYTIYELAAIPGTLICGWVSDHLFKGKRGLTGFIFMILTTIAVVALWLNPATPESELAQYAGKAWYQNPYQLTDFILMTTIGFLIYGPVMLIGLHALELAPKKAAGTAAGFTGLFGYLGGTVSASAVVGWAAEYYGWDGGFYVMITGGILAVLLLLIVTIQEAKHKATLGDHYGK
- the murJ gene encoding murein biosynthesis integral membrane protein MurJ, which codes for MSKRLLKSGIIVSVMTLVSRVLGLVRDVIIAQIIGAGVAADVFLFANRIPNFLRRLFAEGAFSQAFVPVLAEYQKAGDLSKTQQFISKVSGTLGGLVTLVTLFAMVGSPVVAAIFGTGWFIDWLNDGVNGEKFEQASLLLKITFPYLWFITFVALSGAILNTLGKFGVMAFSPVLLNVAMICTALFLAPHTPSPDLALAIGIFIGGLLQFLFQLPFLKKAGLLVKPRWAWNDEGVKKIRTLMIPALFGVSVSQINLLLDTFIASFLMTGSISWLYYSDRLLEFPLGLFGIAISTVILPTLARHHVNRSDNAEQSAVDFRNTMDWGVRMILLLGVPAMIGIGVLAQPMLLVLFMRGEFLFSDVQAASYSLWAFNMGLLSFMLIKILANGYYARQDTKTPVKIGIIAMVSNMAFNLLAIPFSYVGLAIASAMSATLNAYLLYRGLAQANVYHFSKQSAVFFAKVFTAGLAMGAVVWHYCPSLIQWQQMAFVQRIHWLVWLIAVAAVIYGGALLLLGIRKRHLVHS
- the rpsT gene encoding 30S ribosomal protein S20, with translation MANIKSAKKRAVQSEKRRQHNASQRSMMRTYIKKVYAAVAAGEKAVAEAAFVEMQKVVDRMASKGLIHKNKAANHKSKLSAQIKKLA
- the glpA gene encoding anaerobic glycerol-3-phosphate dehydrogenase subunit A, with the translated sequence MKKSPHFYQNAQDFSPINTDVIIIGGGATGAGIARDCALRGINCVLLERRDIATGATGRNHGLLHSGARYAVNDEESARECIQENLILKNIARHCIEDTKGLFITLPEDDLAYQKTFLTACDNAGIEAVAIEPDLARRLEPSVNPNLVGAVVVPDGAIDPFRLTAANMLDASENGAKIFTYCEVKGLIREGDRVIGTKVYDHKNKVERLFFAPVVVNAGGIWGQGIAEYADLKIRMFPAKGALLIMGHRINNLVINRCRKPADADILVPGDTICVIGTTSSRIPYDQIDNMVVTPEEVDILFREGEKLAPSLRHTRVLRAYAGVRPLVATDDDPSGRNVSRGIVLLDHAERDGLEGFVTITGGKLMTYRLMAEWATDLVCKKLNKSATCTTASQPLPGSGTTQEETYKQIISLPTPIKISAVYRHGQRATKLLEKERLDRSLVCECEAVSAGEVRYAVDELKVNNLVDLRRRTRVGMGTCQAELCACRAAGLMARFKVATPRQSTTQLASFMEERWRGIQPIAWGEAVREAEFTSWIYYSLLGLNDVKPLDEQATQGTDSNEI
- the glpB gene encoding glycerol-3-phosphate dehydrogenase subunit GlpB; this translates as MKFDVIIIGGGLAGLTCGIALQQQGKHCAIVNNGQAAMDFSSGSLDLLSQLPDGSAVENFADFYPHFAEQVPHHPYTLLGKDQVLAKAEHFEQLAQSLNLDLIGSHKENHLRVTPLGGLRRTWLSANSVPALPLSQAEFPHKRIAVLGIEGYHDFQPQLLADNLKQNPQFAHCDVSIGYLHIPQLDQLRNNAREFRSVNISQVLEHKLAFGELVREIQQAAGNASAVFLPACFGMSDNHFFNSLKQATGLNLFELPTLPPSLLGMRQRKALRDHFEKLGGVMLNGDKALRADIEDHQVKALYTQLHQDDALYAEHFVLASGHYFSSGIVAEFERVLEPIFDLDIIGNGDFDNGNRLSWTRDRFSAPQPYQSAGVKINEKCQVQKCGEILANLYAIGSVIGGYNNLELGCSSGVAVVTALTVAEQILAGGK